A single genomic interval of candidate division TA06 bacterium harbors:
- a CDS encoding radical SAM protein, translating into MVHQPSYIELFQDGRLEARCREAEKLLSSCCLCPRQCGVDRARNQKGFCRSGRLPIVSSYNAHMGEEPPISGSRGSGTIFFANCNMACVYCQNWPISQLGQGQEVSLKRLAGMMLELQERGCHNINLVTPSHMTAQILLALRLAAEQGFNLPLVYNSSGYDSQTSLKLLDGVVDIYLPDIRYCDPEASEKYSQAPDYPEVCRAALKEMWRQAGELETDHAGIAQRGMIVRHLVLPNRLSQTREALAFLAGEISPAVHLSLMAQYFPAHQTKAMPELDRRLMPEEYRQALEWLEELGLENGWHQELDESGGGPPDRIVRAP; encoded by the coding sequence ATGGTTCATCAGCCCTCATACATAGAATTATTCCAGGACGGACGGCTGGAAGCAAGATGCCGGGAGGCCGAAAAGCTCCTGTCTTCCTGCTGCCTGTGCCCCCGGCAGTGCGGGGTGGACCGGGCCCGGAACCAGAAGGGCTTTTGCCGCAGCGGCCGTCTTCCCATAGTTTCCAGCTATAACGCCCATATGGGCGAAGAGCCTCCCATTTCGGGCAGCAGGGGTTCGGGCACTATCTTCTTTGCCAACTGTAACATGGCCTGTGTCTACTGTCAGAACTGGCCGATCAGCCAGCTGGGCCAGGGCCAGGAAGTGTCCTTGAAGCGCCTGGCCGGGATGATGCTGGAATTGCAGGAGAGGGGCTGCCACAACATCAACTTAGTCACCCCCTCGCACATGACAGCCCAGATCCTATTGGCGCTGCGGCTGGCGGCGGAGCAGGGTTTTAACCTACCGCTGGTCTACAACTCCAGCGGGTACGATTCCCAAACATCCCTGAAACTTTTGGACGGCGTGGTGGACATTTACCTGCCCGACATCCGTTACTGCGATCCCGAGGCTTCCGAAAAATACTCCCAGGCTCCGGACTACCCGGAAGTCTGCCGCGCTGCTCTCAAGGAAATGTGGCGCCAGGCCGGAGAACTTGAAACCGATCACGCTGGTATTGCCCAGCGGGGGATGATCGTCAGACACCTGGTACTTCCCAACCGTCTTTCCCAGACCAGGGAAGCCCTGGCTTTTTTGGCCGGTGAAATATCTCCGGCGGTGCACCTTTCCCTGATGGCCCAGTATTTTCCCGCTCATCAAACCAAAGCCATGCCGGAGCTGGACCGCCGTCTGATGCCTGAAGAATACCGCCAGGCCCTGGAATGGCTGGAGGAGCTGGGGCTGGAGAACGGCTGGCATCAGGAGCTGGACGAGAGCGGGGGCGGTCCGCCCGACCGGATAGTGAGGGCGCCATGA
- the htpX gene encoding zinc metalloprotease HtpX, which produces MNMFKTIILMSGLTVLLVLLGGYYGGQQGAIMALLFAGGLNFVAYWFSDKIALMSYKAQPVTEAEAPDLYNMVRTLATRASLPMPKVYIIPSASPNAFATGRDPQHAAVAVTQGIMQLLNRQELEGVIAHELAHVQHRDILIATVVATIAGAITMIARMAGYAAMFGGYGGDRDRDRGGGGLGMILMMILAPIAALLIKMWISRTREYSADSGGAQIAGSPQGLASALEKLQAGVQIAPMNANPVSSHLFIVNPLSGKSLMSLFSTHPPIEERVAKLRALGRG; this is translated from the coding sequence ATGAACATGTTCAAAACTATCATCCTGATGTCAGGGCTAACCGTTCTGCTGGTATTACTGGGCGGATATTATGGCGGCCAACAGGGCGCGATCATGGCCCTGCTTTTTGCCGGGGGCCTGAACTTTGTGGCCTACTGGTTCTCGGACAAGATCGCATTAATGAGTTACAAGGCCCAGCCGGTGACCGAAGCCGAGGCCCCTGACCTGTATAACATGGTGCGGACCCTGGCCACCCGGGCCTCCCTGCCCATGCCCAAGGTCTACATCATTCCCTCGGCCTCGCCCAACGCTTTTGCCACCGGGCGCGATCCCCAGCACGCGGCGGTGGCGGTGACCCAGGGCATCATGCAGCTTTTGAACCGCCAGGAGCTGGAAGGAGTGATCGCCCATGAGCTGGCCCATGTCCAGCACCGGGATATCCTGATAGCCACGGTGGTGGCCACCATCGCCGGGGCCATCACCATGATAGCCCGAATGGCGGGCTACGCCGCCATGTTCGGGGGCTACGGCGGCGACCGGGACCGCGACCGGGGCGGCGGGGGGCTGGGAATGATCCTGATGATGATCCTGGCGCCCATAGCCGCGCTGCTGATCAAGATGTGGATATCCCGCACCCGGGAATACTCGGCCGACTCCGGGGGTGCCCAGATCGCAGGCTCCCCCCAGGGGCTGGCCAGCGCATTGGAAAAACTGCAGGCCGGGGTGCAGATCGCGCCGATGAACGCCAATCCCGTTTCATCCCACCTGTTTATCGTCAATCCGCTTTCGGGCAAAAGCCTGATGAGCCTGTTCTCTACCCACCCTCCGATCGAGGAGAGGGTGGCAAAACTGAGGGCCTTGGGCAGGGGGTAG
- a CDS encoding tetratricopeptide repeat protein — protein MNKWSHKHQKLWITKQGGGSHYPWLVIKRKADILETLGQWDNAENLYCRNLEMSERFGDRIHLALSQNDLGWMLTNKGRPDQARTMLEEAYKTFKEAEHSYGLARCCNFLGTLHYRQGQYQKAIEYYNTDLELSVTSNDQEAVCALYGNLGIVYYELGELDKALDHYRKQIELSKKVGNTANICNGMGNMASIYMDQGDYQKALECSNIQLTMATQMGELNSIAVASNNIGDCCLKQGHFLEAKEYFEKQLIISKKLGDKFLESVAYGDLGQVFQALGRNKEALENYSLAIDIQSKLEIKYYLCYYLIFRAGLYHELKQPDQALADTTAGKAIAIEIGREEMIFKARLLEALLTAEENQSEAEAALTGLLAENQDGKRRFEILHHLHRITAKPAYKEQARELIKASDTATWPHSLRRLAGELE, from the coding sequence ATGAATAAATGGTCGCATAAACATCAGAAATTGTGGATAACCAAGCAAGGCGGCGGCAGTCATTATCCCTGGTTGGTAATAAAAAGAAAGGCCGACATACTGGAGACACTGGGCCAATGGGATAACGCCGAAAACTTGTACTGCCGCAACCTGGAAATGTCCGAACGCTTCGGAGACAGGATCCATCTGGCCTTAAGCCAGAACGATCTGGGGTGGATGCTGACCAATAAGGGCCGGCCGGATCAGGCCAGGACCATGCTGGAGGAAGCCTATAAAACTTTCAAAGAAGCGGAGCACTCTTATGGGTTGGCCCGTTGCTGCAATTTCTTGGGCACCTTGCACTACCGCCAGGGCCAGTATCAAAAGGCAATAGAGTACTACAATACTGACCTGGAGCTTTCGGTAACCAGCAACGATCAGGAAGCCGTCTGTGCCTTATATGGGAATCTGGGGATTGTATATTATGAACTGGGCGAACTGGATAAGGCGCTTGACCACTACCGGAAGCAGATCGAACTGTCAAAAAAGGTGGGGAATACCGCCAACATCTGCAATGGCATGGGGAACATGGCCAGTATTTACATGGATCAGGGCGATTATCAGAAGGCATTAGAGTGTTCCAACATTCAGCTGACCATGGCCACACAGATGGGGGAACTGAACAGCATTGCAGTAGCCAGCAATAACATCGGAGATTGCTGCCTCAAACAGGGGCATTTTTTGGAAGCCAAAGAATACTTTGAGAAACAACTGATCATCTCCAAAAAGCTGGGGGATAAATTTTTAGAGAGCGTGGCCTACGGCGATTTGGGGCAAGTCTTTCAGGCCTTGGGACGGAACAAGGAGGCTCTGGAGAATTATTCCCTGGCCATTGACATCCAAAGCAAATTGGAGATCAAATATTACCTTTGCTATTATCTCATTTTTAGGGCCGGTTTATACCATGAATTGAAGCAACCTGACCAAGCCCTGGCGGATACCACCGCCGGCAAGGCCATAGCCATTGAGATCGGGCGGGAAGAAATGATATTCAAGGCCAGGCTGCTGGAGGCCCTGCTTACGGCGGAGGAAAACCAATCCGAAGCCGAGGCCGCCTTGACCGGACTGTTGGCAGAAAACCAGGATGGCAAAAGGCGGTTTGAGATTCTCCACCATCTTCACCGGATCACGGCCAAGCCGGCATACAAAGAACAGGCCCGGGAGTTGATCAAGGCCTCAGATACTGCAACCTGGCCGCACAGCCTGCGCCGGCTGGCGGGAGAATTGGAATGA
- a CDS encoding tetratricopeptide repeat protein: protein MVKRKMAKGLYSRGRMLWESLPGRRYYPFQLRAAKSEVLHGVGRWEELVLMTEQDLSEARASGLPYHRGRCLLKLGILDAQRGSFEQARARAEEALSLLNKGNDRDMVLYCRSTLVKIDMKLENFEQAERSGRELLDLARREGNVRNESEMLNNLGLLSLETGRWEEALGYLERKIELSLKLGDERGRASALGNIGNFYTARGDHQKAAACDREAIEISRRIGDVYSEYYAVYNLARSCERMGLKEEAAMHYRRDLEMARQLGDGPGERDILEDIKRLTTAEVVEKTVQAKQNE from the coding sequence ATGGTCAAACGAAAGATGGCAAAAGGACTTTACAGCAGAGGCCGGATGCTTTGGGAAAGCCTGCCCGGCAGACGGTACTACCCCTTTCAATTAAGGGCCGCCAAATCCGAGGTGCTTCACGGCGTGGGAAGGTGGGAGGAGCTGGTATTGATGACGGAGCAGGATCTTTCGGAGGCCCGGGCCTCCGGCCTGCCTTACCACCGCGGCAGATGCCTGTTGAAGCTGGGGATCCTTGATGCCCAACGCGGCAGTTTTGAACAAGCCCGGGCCAGGGCCGAAGAGGCCCTGAGCCTGTTGAATAAAGGAAATGACCGGGATATGGTGCTGTATTGCCGTTCCACCCTGGTCAAGATCGACATGAAACTGGAGAACTTTGAACAGGCGGAACGCTCCGGACGGGAGCTTCTTGACCTGGCCCGCCGGGAGGGGAACGTCCGGAACGAAAGCGAGATGCTGAACAACCTGGGGCTGTTATCCCTGGAGACCGGGAGGTGGGAGGAGGCCCTGGGCTATCTGGAACGCAAGATAGAACTGTCGCTGAAGCTGGGCGACGAAAGGGGCCGGGCCAGCGCGCTGGGAAACATCGGCAACTTCTACACGGCCAGGGGCGACCACCAGAAGGCGGCCGCCTGCGACCGGGAGGCGATAGAGATCAGCCGGAGGATCGGGGACGTTTATTCCGAGTATTACGCGGTCTACAACCTGGCCAGATCCTGCGAGCGGATGGGACTGAAAGAGGAAGCGGCCATGCACTACCGGCGGGACCTGGAGATGGCCCGGCAGCTGGGAGACGGGCCGGGGGAAAGGGATATCCTGGAAGATATTAAGCGTCTTACAACGGCTGAGGTTGTGGAGAAAACGGTACAAGCGAAGCAAAATGAATAA
- a CDS encoding M28 family peptidase: protein MRIRNLFISALVLLAMGAGTVLAVPVELYLVKFIPGTDVYRLAGSQKWPVYHISGQQALMGLPLSGSGHQEVQGSSLAYRGLSEDLRWVHLKRNNQPPVIKAVYSGKDMLLAETGSLTAAGIKSGSSYVVRPFRVQPIIIPTSAVVRNNSLTLDTAVAALAGLIDTAHVRATIDTFQAFNTRSIMASNHDSVAKWIQTKFLGMGIADVKIDSFTDAGLNADMDSVIWMKNVVATIPGTKDTSTVYVIGGHYDSSVWPYNPWAPGADDNASGTTAAMEAAEVLAANPPATTIKFVAFDGEEWGLYGCEYFAEQALSQGMNIATMLNFDMIGNLGNQSLFNCYSYDGSEIYAGLSGQCAQWYGRTADTNLVPFYVNDNSSGSDSWSFFARGYPVAYSEEYLFSPNWHLISDSTTYMNMRYCTSIIRAGMGLLGTLANYPQKVRGLAVKDVGNGTQLYVNWQPNQASNVTGYKLYWGKASGSYIDSMPVAGTSDTIGGLNSDSLYYIGVIAMDDENRESPLISEITGTPKSLPLAPSGLAAVPVDSGIRLNWKSNLELDMEGYNVYRRIDNGTFDSLTHTADTFLLEKPLSGASRYYYKIQAQDAGGNTSLLSDSVYSRPITRDQGILLVDETNNWISGSFPRDAQQDSFYNYILNGYKYEPYEYGISLQKPILADLGPYSTVAWFSDDYVTLLASGAVNDMKSYLDAGGKLWLAGWKPCSDVQNSTTYPFTFVPGSILYDYFGLANAELSAATDSFIVARGSRGYPDIAIDTLKYPLTIWGRVLRYVEALTPAGAGDTIYTVDLKNDSSPFEGRACAVRDSGKTVFFGFPLYFMDREQVKAAAQQVMLEFGEEPLGVAGKPENLERITDFRLFQNSPNPFKNQTSISYQLPKSGMVKLNIYNIAGQLVKTLVSGEQAAGSYAVKWDRLDSKNRQVSAGVYIYHLSTDGKTQSRKMIVLK, encoded by the coding sequence ATGAGAATCAGAAATCTGTTCATCTCCGCCTTGGTCCTGCTGGCGATGGGAGCCGGGACCGTATTGGCAGTTCCAGTGGAACTCTATCTTGTGAAATTTATACCGGGCACCGATGTTTACCGGCTGGCCGGTTCCCAAAAATGGCCGGTGTACCACATTTCCGGGCAACAAGCCCTGATGGGCCTACCATTGTCCGGATCCGGACACCAAGAGGTACAGGGGTCATCCCTGGCCTATCGGGGTCTCTCGGAAGATCTGCGCTGGGTGCATCTTAAAAGAAACAACCAACCGCCGGTCATCAAAGCGGTTTATTCGGGAAAAGATATGCTGCTGGCGGAAACCGGGAGCCTGACCGCGGCCGGCATCAAAAGCGGGAGCAGTTATGTGGTCCGGCCTTTCAGGGTTCAACCGATAATCATACCTACGTCCGCTGTGGTCAGAAATAACAGCCTGACCCTGGATACTGCGGTGGCGGCCCTGGCAGGTCTGATAGACACAGCCCACGTGCGGGCCACTATCGATACCTTTCAGGCCTTCAACACCAGGTCGATCATGGCTTCCAACCATGATTCCGTGGCCAAATGGATCCAGACAAAATTCCTTGGAATGGGCATCGCCGATGTCAAAATCGATTCCTTCACCGATGCCGGTTTGAATGCCGATATGGACTCAGTGATCTGGATGAAAAACGTGGTGGCCACCATTCCGGGCACCAAAGATACTAGCACGGTCTATGTCATCGGCGGGCATTATGACTCTTCGGTCTGGCCATACAATCCCTGGGCTCCGGGCGCAGATGACAATGCGTCGGGCACCACCGCAGCCATGGAGGCCGCCGAGGTGCTGGCTGCCAATCCTCCGGCAACCACAATCAAATTCGTGGCATTCGACGGCGAGGAATGGGGCCTTTATGGTTGCGAATATTTTGCAGAGCAGGCCCTGTCCCAGGGCATGAACATTGCGACCATGCTTAATTTTGACATGATAGGGAACCTGGGCAACCAAAGCCTTTTCAATTGCTATTCTTACGATGGTTCCGAAATCTATGCCGGGTTATCCGGCCAGTGCGCCCAGTGGTACGGACGGACCGCAGACACTAACCTGGTCCCGTTTTACGTGAATGACAATTCCAGCGGCAGCGATAGTTGGTCTTTTTTCGCCAGGGGGTATCCCGTGGCATACAGTGAAGAATATCTTTTTAGCCCCAATTGGCATCTTATTTCAGATAGTACCACATACATGAATATGAGGTATTGCACCAGCATTATCAGGGCTGGGATGGGCCTGCTTGGGACCCTGGCCAATTATCCCCAGAAGGTCAGGGGATTGGCAGTTAAGGATGTTGGGAACGGAACCCAGCTATATGTCAATTGGCAGCCAAACCAGGCCAGCAATGTGACCGGTTATAAGCTCTATTGGGGGAAAGCCTCGGGCAGTTATATTGATTCAATGCCGGTTGCCGGCACCTCAGACACCATCGGCGGCTTGAACTCCGACAGCCTGTATTATATCGGGGTCATAGCGATGGATGATGAAAACCGGGAGAGCCCCTTGATAAGCGAGATCACCGGCACTCCCAAGTCATTGCCCCTGGCTCCTAGTGGGCTGGCGGCAGTTCCGGTGGACTCCGGTATCAGGCTGAACTGGAAAAGTAACCTGGAGCTGGATATGGAGGGTTACAACGTATACCGCAGGATAGACAACGGCACATTTGACAGCCTGACCCACACGGCGGACACCTTTCTCCTGGAAAAGCCGCTTTCCGGAGCCAGCCGGTATTATTACAAGATCCAGGCCCAGGATGCCGGAGGCAATACAAGCCTCTTGTCAGACTCGGTCTACAGCCGTCCCATCACCAGGGACCAGGGGATCCTGCTGGTGGACGAGACCAATAATTGGATAAGCGGAAGCTTTCCCCGGGATGCCCAGCAGGACAGCTTCTACAACTATATCCTTAATGGTTACAAGTACGAACCCTACGAGTACGGGATATCGCTGCAAAAGCCTATCCTGGCTGACTTAGGACCGTATTCCACGGTGGCCTGGTTCTCTGATGATTACGTTACATTACTGGCCTCCGGGGCGGTGAATGATATGAAGAGCTACCTGGATGCTGGCGGTAAACTCTGGCTGGCCGGGTGGAAGCCCTGCAGCGACGTTCAAAACAGCACCACCTATCCGTTCACCTTCGTTCCCGGAAGTATATTGTATGATTACTTCGGACTGGCCAATGCCGAGCTTTCGGCTGCAACCGATTCTTTTATAGTCGCCAGGGGATCGAGGGGGTATCCGGACATTGCCATCGATACCCTGAAGTATCCCCTGACCATCTGGGGCAGGGTCTTAAGGTATGTCGAGGCTTTGACCCCGGCCGGGGCTGGAGATACAATCTATACGGTGGATCTGAAGAACGACTCCAGTCCGTTCGAGGGCCGGGCCTGCGCGGTGCGGGACTCGGGCAAGACGGTGTTCTTCGGGTTCCCGCTGTACTTCATGGACCGGGAACAGGTAAAAGCAGCGGCCCAGCAGGTGATGCTTGAGTTCGGGGAGGAGCCGCTGGGGGTGGCGGGCAAGCCGGAGAACTTGGAGCGGATAACTGATTTCAGATTGTTCCAGAACTCGCCCAACCCGTTCAAGAACCAGACGAGCATTAGTTACCAACTGCCGAAGAGCGGAATGGTAAAACTGAACATCTATAACATAGCGGGCCAGCTGGTAAAGACATTGGTAAGCGGGGAGCAGGCGGCTGGGAGCTATGCGGTGAAATGGGACAGGTTAGATAGCAAGAATAGACAGGTCAGCGCTGGAGTGTACATATATCATTTAAGTACAGATGGCAAGACCCAAAGCCGGAAGATGATAGTTTTAAAGTAA
- a CDS encoding GAF domain-containing protein, translating to MTKKCWEEVLCTREDCPVKQNQEDYCWLSQARVCIDGQNRDIRERLHQCCRDCPHFQKTLERSTGRRLTDQVMAETVLKLLEEMGGVHAELTASNRQLGQKMRELAILNEATKALQTTLDLDQVLHIILTGVTAAQALSLNRAFLLLVDGDRRSLTGKMAVGPGGAEEAFNIWNELQKSPRSFREMALTPYSQVKGNLQVNQLVKKLSAPLSDRNNILIQVLGSKKPLLVTDAASFPGAQELVGLLKVNSFIAAPLVAEQEALGIILADNAVTKMPIHSDDVTLLEIFAGQVSAFIRNAGLYQNLKDKVKELQHSQEKLLKAERMAAVGEMAAVLAHEIRTPMVSIGGFVNSMIRETPDDPRFGQQLKIISSEIDRLEGVLTDTLELSRFKEPELVSENINDVVKRCIGVLKAEFDRQNIDVVVSLEEGLEPVWIDRHQFPQVLMNILKNALHAMPLGGQLSARTFLDIQKEMVISISDTGSGIPHQALEHVFEPKFTTKRGGLGIGLAVSKKIVESHRGSISVSSAEGRGTSFVIRLPSGQQTAE from the coding sequence ATGACCAAAAAATGCTGGGAGGAGGTACTGTGCACCCGGGAGGACTGCCCGGTCAAGCAGAACCAGGAGGACTATTGCTGGCTTTCCCAAGCCCGGGTTTGCATTGACGGGCAGAACCGGGACATCCGGGAGCGCCTGCACCAGTGCTGCCGGGACTGCCCTCATTTTCAGAAGACTTTGGAGCGTAGCACCGGACGGCGGCTGACCGACCAGGTGATGGCCGAGACGGTCCTGAAACTGCTGGAGGAGATGGGCGGGGTCCATGCCGAACTGACGGCCAGCAACCGGCAGCTGGGCCAGAAGATGCGGGAACTGGCTATTCTGAACGAAGCGACCAAGGCCCTTCAGACCACGCTGGATCTGGACCAGGTGCTGCACATCATTTTGACCGGGGTCACGGCTGCCCAGGCCCTGAGCCTTAACCGGGCCTTTCTGCTGCTGGTGGACGGCGACCGGAGATCGTTGACCGGGAAGATGGCTGTGGGGCCGGGCGGGGCCGAGGAGGCTTTTAACATTTGGAACGAGCTGCAAAAGTCGCCCCGCTCATTCCGGGAAATGGCCCTGACCCCTTATAGCCAGGTAAAGGGAAATCTTCAGGTCAATCAACTGGTAAAAAAACTGTCGGCGCCCTTAAGTGACCGCAACAACATCCTGATCCAGGTGCTGGGATCAAAGAAGCCACTGCTGGTGACCGACGCTGCCTCTTTTCCCGGCGCCCAGGAACTGGTCGGCCTGCTGAAGGTCAACTCCTTCATCGCAGCCCCGCTGGTGGCCGAGCAGGAAGCCTTGGGGATCATCCTGGCTGACAACGCCGTCACTAAAATGCCGATCCATTCCGACGACGTCACTTTGCTGGAGATCTTCGCCGGGCAAGTCTCGGCCTTCATCCGGAATGCCGGGCTGTACCAGAATTTGAAGGATAAGGTCAAAGAACTGCAGCACAGCCAGGAAAAACTATTGAAGGCGGAGCGGATGGCGGCGGTGGGGGAGATGGCGGCGGTGCTGGCCCACGAGATCCGTACTCCCATGGTCTCCATCGGGGGATTCGTCAATTCCATGATACGGGAAACGCCTGACGACCCGCGGTTCGGCCAGCAGCTGAAGATCATCAGTTCCGAGATCGACCGGCTGGAGGGGGTGCTGACCGACACGCTGGAACTTTCGCGGTTCAAGGAGCCGGAGCTGGTCAGCGAGAACATCAACGATGTGGTCAAACGGTGCATCGGGGTGTTGAAGGCGGAGTTTGACCGGCAGAACATAGATGTGGTGGTATCTCTGGAAGAAGGGCTGGAGCCGGTCTGGATAGACCGCCATCAGTTTCCCCAGGTGCTAATGAACATTCTCAAGAACGCCCTGCATGCCATGCCTCTGGGCGGGCAGTTGTCGGCCAGAACATTTCTGGATATCCAAAAAGAGATGGTCATATCGATATCAGATACCGGTTCGGGCATACCGCATCAGGCGCTGGAGCATGTCTTTGAGCCCAAATTCACTACTAAGCGCGGGGGGCTGGGCATAGGGCTGGCGGTCAGCAAGAAGATAGTGGAAAGCCACCGGGGCAGCATCTCGGTAAGCTCAGCCGAGGGCCGGGGGACATCGTTTGTGATCCGCCTGCCATCGGGCCAACAAACGGCAGAATAA
- a CDS encoding response regulator, which translates to MGKLLVVDDDQNLRLLYQKELEAMGHQITTAASAEEARQCFEKEKPELVVLDLKLTAEEGGLEALRWMRDFDPRIPIVINTAYPAYKADFSSWLADAYIVKSGNLDELKQTVTKLLNKN; encoded by the coding sequence ATGGGTAAATTGCTGGTAGTGGACGACGACCAGAACCTCCGGCTGCTGTATCAAAAAGAGTTGGAGGCCATGGGTCACCAGATCACCACAGCCGCTTCGGCGGAAGAGGCCCGGCAGTGTTTTGAAAAGGAAAAGCCGGAGCTGGTGGTGCTGGATTTGAAGCTGACCGCCGAGGAAGGCGGCCTGGAAGCCCTTCGCTGGATGCGGGATTTTGACCCCAGGATCCCCATCGTCATCAACACCGCCTATCCGGCCTACAAGGCGGATTTCTCCTCCTGGCTGGCCGATGCCTACATAGTCAAGTCCGGCAACCTGGATGAACTTAAGCAGACCGTGACAAAATTATTAAACAAAAACTAA
- a CDS encoding omptin family outer membrane protease: MKKILTVGLMLLVVFMISSSGYCQDTPAQKTAPDMQSVVEKAKATSKWEYSVNFAGKKVSGYTEYHIVYPTIYYVYPGEGHSILAFPADGYHVEIAGQLTARLTNKDKMIFEVAFGKTITKPEEAMVDSDYIYVSYFAPPIWVYSATKSEVKYSDYDLRLSAGYPFWLNKQLKMTVLLGFQTIHKNYDVMGLSGWWEWPYDYNHMYDPLDNSVKVGTYKVDYHQLMTGLIFETIPKNGLSLYLKTCYLPYVKATDFDDHIFRNKNMSTDASGNGYQVEGRIKIQAHRFTSGAELNWGGGYSMLRIKATGSQIQRWYGDDPASEDFDDTGSVSPPIDNTLKLRQNNIIAFIEYKL; the protein is encoded by the coding sequence GTGAAGAAGATTCTAACGGTTGGTTTAATGCTTTTGGTCGTGTTTATGATCAGTTCCTCAGGTTACTGCCAGGATACGCCGGCACAAAAAACTGCCCCGGACATGCAGTCTGTGGTTGAAAAGGCTAAAGCTACATCTAAGTGGGAGTATTCGGTTAATTTTGCCGGTAAAAAAGTGTCGGGGTATACGGAATATCATATCGTATATCCCACAATTTATTACGTTTATCCGGGCGAAGGCCACAGCATATTGGCTTTTCCTGCTGATGGCTACCATGTTGAAATAGCAGGGCAACTGACCGCCAGATTGACGAACAAAGATAAAATGATATTTGAGGTGGCTTTCGGCAAGACGATTACAAAGCCAGAAGAAGCTATGGTTGATTCAGATTATATATATGTTTCCTATTTTGCTCCCCCAATATGGGTTTACAGTGCAACCAAATCAGAAGTGAAATATTCTGATTATGACCTAAGATTATCCGCAGGTTATCCCTTTTGGTTAAATAAACAACTGAAAATGACAGTTCTATTGGGATTCCAAACAATCCATAAGAATTATGATGTTATGGGTTTGTCCGGGTGGTGGGAATGGCCATATGATTATAATCATATGTATGATCCCTTGGATAATAGTGTCAAGGTCGGCACCTACAAGGTGGATTACCACCAATTGATGACGGGATTGATATTTGAAACCATTCCCAAAAATGGCCTGTCACTTTATCTGAAAACATGTTATTTGCCGTATGTGAAGGCCACGGACTTTGATGATCATATCTTCAGGAATAAAAATATGTCTACTGATGCATCTGGCAATGGATACCAGGTGGAAGGAAGGATAAAAATTCAGGCTCATAGATTCACCTCGGGAGCAGAACTTAATTGGGGCGGCGGCTACAGCATGCTCCGGATCAAAGCTACCGGCAGTCAGATCCAACGGTGGTATGGAGACGATCCTGCATCTGAAGATTTTGATGACACCGGGAGTGTTTCGCCGCCCATAGATAATACTTTAAAACTCCGTCAAAACAACATCATAGCATTCATAGAATATAAACTTTAA